ttaaagcaacaaatacataagctacgcatgttgtgttaaataatttttgccttgtcacgtggtatactgttgacaacgtcgaGCAGAGTCGTCTccgtagaggaccaacgtgaccGCAGTGCTGTGTACGTAGGACCATTCCTACGAAcccgtcatgccctcattctctacgcgtgcgccggttgattgattgatgattgatatgtggggtttaacgtcccaaaaccaccatatgattatgagagacgccgtagtggagggctcaagaaatttagaccacctggggttctttaacgtgcacccatatctgagcacacgggcctacaacattgccgcctccatcggaaatgcagccgccgcagccgggattcgaacccacgccctgcgcgtcagcagccgagtaccttagccactagaccaccgcggcggggctacgcgtgcgccggtagaggggagggcgagcagctttcatcttgaaatattTGACCCAtatccgcggcgcgtagcgttgctaagtttggcagacgtgaccatgaacgcctcgtctacgcattgcgcttgtcagctcaaaattgtcaaacctgtcgagtggccctttaaggccacgtagtgggtgcatatcaagttcgaaaaggtttcatgctcctaagtgttcgaagtacgcactaggaacagaatattgctatcgcgttttactcctgaaggcgaagctttagggtcacCTAATTTCTTTATTATAATTTTTTAAAGTTCGCGATAGTGGCGTCTGATACAGCCACTACGGCGTGATTACCGTTTTTCAATACACCGGTGAGATGTCGTGTCACCATGCTTGTTGTTGTTAAACGCTAAACGCTgtcttccccccctccccccaaaacaaaacaaaacaaaacaaaacaaaacaacgagAACgttaggatggatggatgaatgaatatggctgtaccctttaaatcgggcggtggctagcgccaccaagccgtaatacttaatgaaccaaaaactatatttattttttttccttaaaaagtgagtttgaggattcgtactttgcagtgaagaatttaattttcactcgtgccttgactttagccaccaatcagataatctcctgctagttaagtctacccgcttaaagtctattatTAGAGACGCGCCCCTTGCGGCGAGGAAGGGCATTTTGGCTCCAACGCTGCTTACTACAACCAACGCCGAGTCGGCGTTGCTACAACACGGCTATTTTGTTGGAGGAAGAGGAGAAACATTTTTGGCGCCCGCTGCTTTCTGCGTCGAAGGCTAATCCTCACTGGTTGGTGCCCGCTCACTTGGATATCAAGTTGATAATTCTCGCCTACACAATCAAGCAGTCTTCGACGACTGTTGCGATGGAAGAAGTCGTAGCCCGAGTAGGCAACGTCGTGTTCGAGCTGGAGGTGGCCCTGGATCGACAGCTCGGCGCGCTGCCGCTGCCTTTTCCCGGCATGGACAAGTCTGGAGCAGCCGTGTGCTCTTTCTACCTGAAAGGCAGCTGCGGCAAGGGATCTGCGTGCCCCTTCCGGCACGTCAAGGGCGACCGGACAGTGGTATGTAAGCACTGGCTACGCGGTCTATGCAAGAAGGGTGATCAGTGTGAATTCCTTCACGAGTTCGACATGACGAAGATGCCGGAATGCTACTTCTACTCGCGTTTCAATGCATGTTCTAACAAGGAGTGCCCGTTTCTGCATATAGATCCTGAATCAAAAATTAAAGATTGCCCCTGGTATGACAGAGGCTTTTGCAGGCACGGCCCGCTCTGTCGCCATCGACACACACGGCGCGTAATGTGCATGAAGTATCTTTGTGGATTTTGCCCCGATGGACCCGAGTGCAAATTTATGCACCCAATGTTCGATCTACCTGCTCCAGACCCTCCGCAACAAGGATTAAAGAACATTGTGTGTCATTACTGTGGTGAGACCGGGCACAAGGCACTGTTTTGCCAAAAGGTGCCCGGTGATACACGCGAGGAGCAACAATTTCATGTGCAGTTAATTAGTCACCTCAAGGGTGCCCACCGCTGGGATCACGGGTATGG
Above is a window of Rhipicephalus microplus isolate Deutch F79 chromosome 1, USDA_Rmic, whole genome shotgun sequence DNA encoding:
- the LOC119160124 gene encoding cleavage and polyadenylation specificity factor subunit 4, coding for MEEVVARVGNVVFELEVALDRQLGALPLPFPGMDKSGAAVCSFYLKGSCGKGSACPFRHVKGDRTVVCKHWLRGLCKKGDQCEFLHEFDMTKMPECYFYSRFNACSNKECPFLHIDPESKIKDCPWYDRGFCRHGPLCRHRHTRRVMCMKYLCGFCPDGPECKFMHPMFDLPAPDPPQQGLKNIVCHYCGETGHKALFCQKVPGDTREEQQFHVQLISHLKGAHRWDHGYGGGTITGRGKRTFRPLDQVTCYKCGEKGHYANKCPKGHLAFLSSALQVSPHV